The Gracilimonas sediminicola sequence TCCCAACCCAGCGTTTTAGCAGCCGATTGGTTGATGACGATACCGTCAGCAGAGTCGGTGGCAAAAGAAGGATCAAACGAACGTCCCTCAGCCATTTTGATATCCATTGTTTCGAAATAATCGAAATGCACACCGTAGATGTTCATGGGATATCCTTCAGGGTCATCCCCCGGAGGGAAAACAGGAACCGTTCCGTTTCTTCCATCCAGTAAGCCGGCTCCTAAACTGGCATTTATAACATGGCGGTTTTGCTGTAATTCATTTTTAATGGTTGGAAATCTGCGGGTCAGCTCCTCACCATTCATGTGCAAAACGACAACCTGCTCTTCATTAAACCCCAGGTCTTTGGATTGAATGAATTGAATTTGGTTTCGGATGATTAAACTTCCCGCAATAAGTACAATGGCGATCACAAACTGACCCACAACCAATATCTTTCGGATGGAGAACACCGAACTGCCGGTTTCTATCGAGCCTTTTAAAGCTTTTGAGGGACGAAAGTTTGAAATCATGAACGAGGGATAGAACCCTGCCAGTACTCCGACAATTACCGAAAGCGCTAAAAAGGTCGGAACCAGGTAAAGGTAGCTTCCAGCTTCCAGACTTAATTCCATACCTAATAACGAAGATGCGGCTTGTAATACCGGTTCAAGAAAAAGTAAGGCTATGCAGATACTCAATAGCGTGAGTAATACCGATTCAAAGATAAATTGCCCCATCAGGGAAGTACGTTTAGCACCTAAGGTTTTGCGGACGCCTACTTCTTTACCTCTCCGGATGGCCTGAGCTGTTGAAAGGTTCATGTAATTAAAGCAGGCGATAATCAGTAGAAAGAGGGCGATAGCTGACAGCCCGAAAATATAGGCCCGGTTACCAACCCGCATATCTTCAGAAGCATTTCTGAGGTTTGAGGCGAGGTAGATTTCATCAAGGGGCTGCAGGTGTAAAATCCGGTTCTCACCGATATCTTCTCCCATGTTGGTGACCAGAAAATCGTCAAAATGGGCAGCTACTTGTTCAGGGTCAGCCTGTTGCGATAATTTCACGTAGGTGTAGAAAGAAACCCATCCCCAGCTGTCAAGAGTAACGGGATAACCACGGGGAACCTCAAAAGTGTCGAAGGAGATAATAAAATCGAAATTGAGGTGAGTATTAGGGGGAATTTCTTCAAATACTCCTGTAACTGTTAACGGGATTTGATTATCCAAAAGCAAAGTCTTGTCCATCGGGTCTTCATCTCCAAAATACTTTTGGGCCATTGGAGCGGTTATAACAACAGAATTAATGTCTTTTAGTGCCTTGGCTGGATTGCCTTGAGAAAGAGGGAAATCGAAAATGCTTAACAAGGTAGAGTCGGCGTAGGCTACATTGTATTCATAAAACTGACGGTTTTTGTAGCTGAGAATGTTGGAGTCAGGGAATCGCAATCGCACGGCTTGTTCAATCTCAGGAAAACTCTCAACTAAAGCAGGTCCCATAGGAGGCGAAGTAGTAGCAAAATGCCGGGCACCGGGACGGTTTATTTCCTGGAATGTAAGCCGGTAAATCTGATTCGCATTGGTATGGAAATTATCTACACTCAGCTCTGCACGGACAAACAAAAAAATTACTATGCAGCAAAGAAGAGCCACACTCAGCCCGAAAATATTGATGATCGAATTTTCTTTATTTCTGTAGAAATTTCGAAAGGCTATTTTAAAGTAATTCTTCAGCATGGTATAAAGTTTCTATGTGTGAACGTGTTTAAGTGTTTATGCACGTTCGCACCTAAACACTTAAACACGTTCACAACTAATTATACACTGGGTAATCAACTATCATACCAAACCGGGAAAAGATCTTTAAAACAGCGTTTAGGACATTTTTGAGGGTATTACATGTTCACTTTCAAACACCGGGTGTGCGATTATGGACAGTGAGGTTAGCTCAGCTATCAGGCTTCAGCTTTTAGTTTAAATCCATAGAGAATAAACTGAAAGCTGATAGCTTATTCACTCTTCAGGCTCTGTACCGGATTTTCCAGGGCTGCTTTTATGGATTGCCAACTTACCGTCAGCCAGGCGATTACCACTGCAAGGAAACCGGAGGCGGCAAATATCCACCAGTTCAGGCCCGGGTTGTAAGCGAAATCGGAGAGCCATATGTCCATCATCCACCACGAAACCGGGATGGCAATAGCAATGGCGATCAGCACCAGCTTGGTGAAGTCTTTGGTGAGATGGAGCACCAGGTTTTGAACTGAAGCTCCCAACACTTTTCGAACCCCAATTTCTTTGGCGCGCTGCTCGGCTGTGAATGCTGAAAGACCGAAAAGTCCCAGGCAGGAGATGATAATGGCAAAGATGGAGAAATATTTGGCCAGGTCGCCAATTCGTTGTTCTCCCCGGTATAAGGCCGCATATTGCTCATCCATAAATTCATAAGCAAAAGGATAAGTGGGGTTGAATTCTTTGTATTTGTCTTCGATCTGCGCCAGTGTCTCGCGAATGTTATCCGATTCAACTCTTACGTAAGCTGCCCAGCCAAAGTCGGTAAGCCGGAAGAAAAGAGGTTCGACTTCGTACCGCAGGTTCTGGAAATGAAAGTCTTTAACAAGGCCGATGATCTCGGTGTCTTCTTCCCAGAGCTGAATTACCTGCCCAACAGGATTTTCAAGGTCCATTACCTTGGCTGCTGTTTCATTAATCACAATTCGGGCCGTATCGGCGCCAAATTCTTCAGAATGAGAACGTCCGGCAAGAAGCTCAAAACCCATGGTTTCAATGAGTCCGTAATCTGCACTTACATTCTCGAATAAAATATGGGTATCAGGTAATTTACCGGGCCATTCCAACCCGGATGTATTGGAATTTCTACCCATAAACGAAGAGCTGGATCGGGATGCATTAACGACGCCCGGAATATCCTTTACCTGGGCTTTAAAGGTGTCCCAATTATCATAGACGTCACCTTCAACAGGGAAGGTGATAAGGTTTTCCTTCTTATACCCGAGGTTTTTGGTCTGGGTAAACTGAATTTGCTGGTACACCACAATGGTAGAAATAATCAGGATAACAGATAGCGAGAACTGGAATACCACCAGGCCTTTCCGGGCAAAAGCTTCACTGCCTGAAATTTTCAGGTTTCCTTTCAGCGTTTTAACAGCTTCGAAAGAGGAGAGATAAAAGGCCGGATAGCTACCCGCCACAAACCCGGTTACCAATGC is a genomic window containing:
- a CDS encoding ABC transporter permease, with amino-acid sequence MLKNYFKIAFRNFYRNKENSIINIFGLSVALLCCIVIFLFVRAELSVDNFHTNANQIYRLTFQEINRPGARHFATTSPPMGPALVESFPEIEQAVRLRFPDSNILSYKNRQFYEYNVAYADSTLLSIFDFPLSQGNPAKALKDINSVVITAPMAQKYFGDEDPMDKTLLLDNQIPLTVTGVFEEIPPNTHLNFDFIISFDTFEVPRGYPVTLDSWGWVSFYTYVKLSQQADPEQVAAHFDDFLVTNMGEDIGENRILHLQPLDEIYLASNLRNASEDMRVGNRAYIFGLSAIALFLLIIACFNYMNLSTAQAIRRGKEVGVRKTLGAKRTSLMGQFIFESVLLTLLSICIALLFLEPVLQAASSLLGMELSLEAGSYLYLVPTFLALSVIVGVLAGFYPSFMISNFRPSKALKGSIETGSSVFSIRKILVVGQFVIAIVLIAGSLIIRNQIQFIQSKDLGFNEEQVVVLHMNGEELTRRFPTIKNELQQNRHVINASLGAGLLDGRNGTVPVFPPGDDPEGYPMNIYGVHFDYFETMDIKMAEGRSFDPSFATDSADGIVINQSAAKTLGWDNPIGKELRVSDIKDGYVIGVAEDFHFASLHRQIQPLVMYIPPTNMEKVFVRLQPGNLSQAVASLQESWKSAVPDFPFSFVFLDEHLNQLYQADQRFLKLLTVFTILTIIVACMGLYGLITYMIQRRSKEIGVRKILGAKASQITWLLSSEFSLLVGIAFLISIPICYFAIQNWLQEFAYRVPIPWWVFLLAGFVSLVIAISTISYQTIKAALANPVKSLRSE
- a CDS encoding ABC transporter permease — translated: MFKNYLKTAFRSFKRHKSSFLINVIGLSIGMACSILILLWVLDELNYDRFHTDSDRMYQVMEHQLYSGDIMTTHSTPGILAPALKEEVPEFEYVATYTWNMEYLFTKDDKSLKENGLYARPDFFHILDVNILHGNRDELINSPKSVAISKELAEKYFNTENPVGESITINGTEVHTITGVFEKLPENSSFQFDYVLPFEDWLQNNEWATRWGNNGPRTIAKLYPGVDIAALNSKIKDFVKQKDDDDSNVNLFVFPFADLYLYGQFEDGVQTGGRIDYVRLFTIVAIFILLIACINFMNLSTAKATKRAKEVGIRKSIGASQGSLIGQFIGESMIITFFSLLVSVFLVELSLPVFNDLTDKAIDVSYSDPMLLLIFLGTALVTGFVAGSYPAFYLSSFEAVKTLKGNLKISGSEAFARKGLVVFQFSLSVILIISTIVVYQQIQFTQTKNLGYKKENLITFPVEGDVYDNWDTFKAQVKDIPGVVNASRSSSSFMGRNSNTSGLEWPGKLPDTHILFENVSADYGLIETMGFELLAGRSHSEEFGADTARIVINETAAKVMDLENPVGQVIQLWEEDTEIIGLVKDFHFQNLRYEVEPLFFRLTDFGWAAYVRVESDNIRETLAQIEDKYKEFNPTYPFAYEFMDEQYAALYRGEQRIGDLAKYFSIFAIIISCLGLFGLSAFTAEQRAKEIGVRKVLGASVQNLVLHLTKDFTKLVLIAIAIAIPVSWWMMDIWLSDFAYNPGLNWWIFAASGFLAVVIAWLTVSWQSIKAALENPVQSLKSE